One stretch of Vulpes lagopus strain Blue_001 chromosome X, ASM1834538v1, whole genome shotgun sequence DNA includes these proteins:
- the CXHXorf58 gene encoding putative uncharacterized protein CXorf58 homolog — protein MKHSSKVSVSGVPKSDNPRSGKDYKMHLLNIGKRKAVQQTNRAISARRIQRAWLSHVNKRIFKLLKHTVCAAEYCVTREILKKVSPLEAELVKDPSMKYKVRFRFSGETFPPFIVFKIFLHTEGHGNKYFNGKNLLKPSSEAVADACKIMGKKKFYHQVMEDECLFQKFKITDKIDIVTLKDYMQYSSLLDETPASSGGRNNYWRKLDLKNIPRTMIIYDIVDYAESGIISNRLQKEMKYLLQRPQTEEMRQRQLRIVSEVRCPSSVSAIKPLYRPYQQQNQIKHLGRQSKQALMNVEKMKKAYKMAKEKNASMGTEPQTDKPGTKQQQSIIFSTPSFDIVKVDELVSDEELRKEEKELFAWYQDLYINSSPSC, from the exons atgaagcacTCCTCAAAGGTGTCAGTTAGTGGTGTTCCAAAATCAGATAATCCACGCTCAGGAAAAGACTACAAAATGCATTTGTTAAAtattggaaagagaaaagcagtacAACA aaCTAATAGAGCTATTTCAGCTCGAAGGATACAGAGAGCTTGGTTATCTCATGTgaacaaaagaatatttaaactCCTAAAGCACACAGTTTGTGCAGCG GAATATTGTGTGACACGTGAAATACTGAAGAAAGTGAGCCCTTTAGAGGCTGAGCTTGTGAAAGATCCTAGCATGAAGTATAAAGTTAGATTCAG ATTCAGTGGTGAAACATTTCCACCTTTCAtcgtatttaaaatttttctgcatACTGAAGGCCATGGTAACAAGTATTTCAACGGAAAAAATTTATTAAAGCCATCAAGTGAG GCAGTGGCTGATGCTTGCAAAATTATGGGGAAAAAGAAGTTTTACCATCAGGTTATGGAAGATGAATGTCTTTTCCAGAAGTTCAAAATAACTGATAAAATAGATATTGTCACCCTGAAAGACTACATGCAA TATTCCAGTCTTCTGGACGAGACCCCTGCATCTTCTGGTGGTAGAAATAACTACTGGCGAAAATTAGACCTCAAAAACATCCCCAGGACAATGATAATATATGACATAGTTGATTATGCAGAGTCTGGAATAATATCAAACCGtctacaaaaagaaatgaagtatctATTACAGAGACCACAAACAGAAGAGATGCGTCAGCGTCAGCTACGGATTGTTTCTGAAGTTAG ATGCCCTTCATCCGTTTCAGCTATCAAACCTTTATATCGGCCCTACCAACAGCAGAATCAAATTAAACATCTGGGTCGTCAATCCAAGCAAGCTCtaatgaatgtggaaaaaatgaaaaaagcttaTAAgatggctaaagaaaaaaatgcttccatGGGGACT GAACCACAAACGGACAAACCAGGCACAAAGCAACAACAGTCAATCATCTTCTCTACCCCATCTTTTGACATTGTGAAAGTTGATGAGCTTGTGTCAGATGAGGaattgagaaaagaagaaaaggaattattTGCCTGGTATCAAGACTTGTATATTAATAGTTCTCCATCATGTTAA